From a single Drosophila sulfurigaster albostrigata strain 15112-1811.04 chromosome 3, ASM2355843v2, whole genome shotgun sequence genomic region:
- the LOC133841714 gene encoding succinate dehydrogenase [ubiquinone] flavoprotein subunit, mitochondrial, giving the protein MHLLKMLPICRNAFFGSVQRSTRLLHSSRVSHSKSDYEMCDHKFDAIVIGAGGAGMRAGFELTRKGFKTAMLSKLFPTRSHTVAAQGGVNAALSNMNKDDWKYHFYDTVKGSDWLGDQNAIHYMCREAEEAVYELDQYGMPFSRTKDGKIYQRPFGGQTLDYGKGGVAARSCAVADRTGHALIHTLYGQTLKYSELCNYFVDYFVLDLIMADGACVGCLAWNMDEGTFHRFIAKNTIVAAGGCGRVYFSTTAGHTCTGDGNAWVSRAKLPLMDMEFVQFHPTGIYGAGCLITEGVRGEGGFFINSKGERFMERYAPKAKDLASRDVVARAMTMEVLAGNGCGPLKDHVHLQLHHIDPYIIRERLPGIVQTAKIFAKVDVTKDPVPVLPTVHYNMGGVATDFMGRVVTVDEESESHIVEGLYSCGETSCASVHGANRLGANSLLDLIIFGRSCALDIAENSCPGDTPPDVPESATEETMDNFKKLRSADGCIPTAKLRDQLQRAMTTHAAVFREGALLKEGLEKIQDLYRQFKDIKVHDRTLVWNTDLVETLELQNMLINAVHIITAMENRKESRGSHAREDFKTRLDEFDYSAPLKGQKKKPFEEHWRKHTMTFLEGDEGCATIRYRAVIDETLDDSVAPIPPAPRTY; this is encoded by the coding sequence atGCATCTATTAAAAATGCTACCAATATGTCGAAACGCATTCTTTGGCAGCGTGCAACGTTCCACACGCTTGTTGCACTCATCTCGGGTTTCGCATTCCAAGTCCGATTACGAGATGTGTGACCACAAGTTTGATGCGATTGTGATTGGAGCTGGTGGTGCTGGAATGCGAGCTGGCTTCGAGTTGACTCGCAAAGGCTTCAAGACTGCGATGCTCTCAAAACTCTTCCCCACACGCTCGCACACGGTGGCCGCCCAAGGGGGCGTGAATGCAGCGTTGTCGAACATGAACAAGGACGACTGGAAGTATCATTTCTATGACACCGTCAAGGGCAGCGACTGGCTGGGTGATCAGAATGCCATTCACTACATGTGCCGCGAGGCCGAAGAAGCTGTCTACGAGCTGGATCAGTATGGCATGCCTTTCTCACGCACCAAGGATGGCAAGATCTATCAGCGGCCATTCGGCGGACAGACCTTGGACTATGGCAAGGGAGGCGTGGCTGCACGCTCTTGTGCGGTGGCCGATCGCACTGGCCATGCACTTATCCACACGCTGTATGGACAGACTTTGAAGTATAGTGAACTGTGCAATTACTTTGTGGATTACTTTGTGCTCGATTTGATCATGGCGGATGGCGCCTGCGTGGGCTGCTTGGCCTGGAACATGGATGAGGGCACGTTTCATCGGTTCATTGCCAAGAACACGATTGTCGCAGCCGGCGGCTGTGGTCGAGTTTATTTCTCCACAACCGCCGGTCACACTTGCACTGGCGATGGCAATGCTTGGGTCTCGCGAGCCAAGCTTCCGCTGATGGATATGGAGTTTGTGCAATTCCATCCGACGGGCATTTATGGCGCAGGTTGTCTCATCACTGAGGGCGTGCGTGGCGAGGGCGGATTCTTTATCAACTCGAAGGGCGAACGCTTTATGGAACGCTATGCACCTAAGGCCAAGGATTTGGCTTCGCGTGACGTTGTGGCTCGTGCCATGACCATGGAGGTGCTGGCCGGCAATGGCTGTGGTCCTTTGAAGGATCATGTTCACCTGCAGTTGCATCACATTGATCCATACATTATACGCGAACGTTTGCCCGGCATTGTGCAGACTGCCAAGATATTTGCCAAGGTCGATGTGACTAAGGATCCGGTGCCAGTGCTGCCCACCGTACACTATAATATGGGAGGCGTCGCCACCGATTTCATGGGTCGTGTGGTCACCGTGGACGAGGAGAGCGAATCGCACATCGTCGAGGGACTCTACTCCTGTGGCGAGACTTCTTGTGCTTCGGTGCACGGCGCTAATCGCTTGGGCGCCAATTCATTGCTcgatttgattatttttggcCGCTCTTGCGCATTGGACATTGCAGAGAACAGCTGCCCAGGCGACACGCCACCCGATGTGCCCGAGAGTGCGACGGAGGAGACAATGGATAACTTTAAAAAGTTGCGCAGTGCCGACGGCTGCATTCCAACTGCCAAACTGCGGGATCAACTGCAGCGTGCGATGACCACACATGCGGCTGTGTTCCGTGAGGGCGCACTACTCAAAGAGGGGCTTGAGAAGATCCAAGATCTCTACAGGCAATTTAAGGATATCAAAGTGCATGACAGAACTTTAGTGTGGAACACGGATCTCGTTGAGACATTGGAACTGCAGAATATGCTTATTAATGCGGTGCACATTATCACTGCCATGGAGAATCGGAAAGAGTCACGCGGCTCTCATGCCCGAGAGGATTTCAAGACGCGTCTGGATGAGTTCGATTACAGCGCACCTCTGAAGGGACAAAAGAAGAAACCATTTGAGGAGCATTGGCGTAAGCATACCATGACCTTTTTGGAGGGGGATGAGGGTTGTGCCACCATAAGATATCGTGCTGTTATTGACGAAACATTGGACGACTCTGTAGCACCTATTCCTCCAGCTCCGCGCACCTACTAA
- the LOC133841713 gene encoding T-related protein isoform X1 yields the protein MTTSHILSAVDPTTGLNGNVSAAGGAGGGSPQHATHNGHGHGGMSGVGGVVAMASGVSGGGVGGSGNGHRIAGGAGSPNELDRNLRVSLDDRELWLRFQNLTNEMIVTKNGRRMFPVVKISASGLDPAAMYTVLLEFVQVDTHRWKYVNGEWVPGGKAEVPPSNPIYVHPESPNFGAHWMKEPISFAKVKLTNKTNGNGQIMLNSLHKYEPRVHLVRVGSEQRHVVTYPFPETQFIAVTAYQNEEVTSLKIKYNPFAKAFLDAKERPDTLYPHDTHYGWLIPPPTHYTSATAVAAPPPPLPMSQSHSLMAPSPTSSSSPSASSAAAAGSCDRYGRSLSTRSAAPNRSTPYSRPRVVSAGSNGSAGNASSSSPQPPSAPQTPTSLQSSIGAVSSSGGGTNSSAGGVASVVSNSSSGGGFTSSYSQSSFMPVEASTPSVFPYPSSWQSNSYNWSSSSVPGPMPINVCSRGQISTHNSPSPTNGSPSYTTPSPGYTIHHLTPHSHQYNMSQSDLYASGSTAASSSPQTYMAPAHQVYHPTPTSPSHQLYTNVLNAPTALSYPTSGWHNGSGAEYGLYQNAAAAYYQPEYIPLEIGYATHPLEPVDVSKSLESQQPQQSAMEHNSVITLECASTLKSAAHHHNEIKLESLEQSVASVAVPVASAVATGVPTSVVQTADTWTPLTPPQSTLQ from the exons ATGACCACATCACATATCTTGTCCGCAGTGGATCCGACAACGGGACTTAATGGCAATGTGTCGGCGGCAGGAGGAGCTGGCGGTGGCTCGCCACAGCACGCCACGCACAATGGACACGGACACGGTGGAATGTCTGGTGTTGGCGGTGTGGTGGCCATGGCCTCGGGAGTCAGCGGCGGGGGTGTCGGAGGCAGTGGCAATGGACATCGCATTGCTGGCGGCGCTGGGAGCCCGAATGAACTGGATCGCAATCTGCGTGTCTCGCTGGACGATCGAGAGCTGTGGCTGCGCTTTCAGAATCTAACCAACGAGATGATCGTCACCAAGAACGGCAG GCGAATGTTTCCGGTTGTGAAAATCAGCGCCTCCGGCTTGGATCCGGCTGCCATGTATACGGTTTTATTGGAGTTCGTGCAAGTGGACACCCATCGGTGGAAGTACGTCAACGGAGAATGG GTTCCCGGTGGCAAGGCAGAAGTTCCTCCCTCGAATCCAATTTACGTGCATCCGGAGTCTCCCAACTTCGGCGCACATTGGATGAAGGAGCCAATCTCATTTGCAAAGGTCAAGTTGACCAACAAGACCAATGGAAATGGACAA atcATGTTAAATTCGCTGCATAAATACGAACCGAGAGTACATCTCGTTCGCGTTGGTTCCGAGCAACGTCATGTGGTCACCTATCCGTTTCCGGAGACACAGTTCATCGCAGTGACTGCGTACCAGAACGAGGAGGTCACCTCGCTCAAGATCAAGTACAATCCCTTTGCCAAGGCCTTTCTCGATGCCAAGGAGCGTCCCGACACGCTCTATCCTCACGACACCCACTACGGCTGGTTGATCCCACCGCCCACACACTACACAAGCGCCACTGCAGTCGCTGCTCCACCACCGCCGCTGCCCATGAGCCAGAGCCACAGCCTGATGGCCCCTTCTCCCACATCCTCCTCCTCTCCGTCCGCCTCCTCGGCTGCCGCTGCGGGCAGCTGTGATCGCTACGGTCGCTCGCTGTCCACGCGCAGTGCGGCGCCTAATCGCAGCACACCTTATAGCCGACCTCGTGTGGTCTCCGCCGGTTCCAATGGCAGTGCGGGCAATGCCTCCTCCTCATCGCCGCAGCCACCGTCGGCACCGCAGACGCCCACCAGTCTGCAGTCCTCGATTGGCgcagtcagcagcagcggcggtgGCACCAACAGCAGCGCTGGCGGCGTCGCTAGCGtggtcagcaacagcagtagtgGAGGAGGCTTCACCAGTTCCTATTCGCAGTCGAGCTTCATGCCCGTGGAAGCGTCGACTCCTTCAGTGTTCCCCTACCCGAGCAGCTGGCAGAGCAACAGCTACAATTGGAGTTCGAGCAGTGTGCCGGGTCCCATGCCCATCAACGTCTGCAGTCGCGGTCAAATCT CCACTCACAATTCGCCTTCTCCCACAAATGGTTCGCCAAGCTACACGACTCCCTCGCCTGGCTACACCATTCATCACCTGACTCCCCATAGCCATCAGTACAACATGTCGCAGTCGGATCTTTATGCCAGCGGATCGACAGCTGCCTCGAGTTCGCCTCAGACTTATATGGCTCCAGCACATCAAGTCTATCATCCCACGCCCACCTCGCCCAGTCATCAGCTGTACACAAATGTGCTGAATGCGCCCACAGCGCTGAGTTATCCGACCAGTGGCTGGCACAATGGATCTGGGGCGGAATACGGATTGTATCAGAATGCAGCGGCTGCCTATTATCAACCGGAGTATATACCACTTGAGATTGG CTATGCCACACACCCGCTGGAGCCTGTGGACGTCAGCAAATCGTTGGAgtcacagcagccacagcagtcCGCCATGGAGCACAACTCGGTCATCACATTGGAGTGCGCCAGCACGCTAAAGTCTGCTGCTCACCATCACAACGAGATCAAATTGGAATCCCTGGAGCAGAGCGTGGCCAGTGTCGCAGTTCCAGTGGCCAGTGCTGTGGCCACCGGCGTGCCCACGTCTGTAGTGCAGACAGCGGACACCTGGACACCGCTGACACCACCGCAAAGCACGCTGCAGTga
- the LOC133841713 gene encoding T-related protein isoform X2, with translation MTTSHILSAVDPTTGLNGNVSAAGGAGGGSPQHATHNGHGHGGMSGVGGVVAMASGVSGGGVGGSGNGHRIAGGAGSPNELDRNLRVSLDDRELWLRFQNLTNEMIVTKNGRRMFPVVKISASGLDPAAMYTVLLEFVQVDTHRWKYVNGEWVPGGKAEVPPSNPIYVHPESPNFGAHWMKEPISFAKVKLTNKTNGNGQIMLNSLHKYEPRVHLVRVGSEQRHVVTYPFPETQFIAVTAYQNEEVTSLKIKYNPFAKAFLDAKERPDTLYPHDTHYGWLIPPPTHYTSATAVAAPPPPLPMSQSHSLMAPSPTSSSSPSASSAAAAGSCDRYGRSLSTRSAAPNRSTPYSRPRVVSAGSNGSAGNASSSSPQPPSAPQTPTSLQSSIGAVSSSGGGTNSSAGGVASVVSNSSSGGGFTSSYSQSSFMPVEASTPSVFPYPSSWQSNSYNWSSSSVPGPMPINVCSRGQISTHNSPSPTNGSPSYTTPSPGYTIHHLTPHSHQYNMSQSDLYASGSTAASSSPQTYMAPAHQVYHPTPTSPSHQLYTNVLNAPTALSYPTSGWHNGSGAEYGLYQNAAAAYYQPEYIPLEIGYQ, from the exons ATGACCACATCACATATCTTGTCCGCAGTGGATCCGACAACGGGACTTAATGGCAATGTGTCGGCGGCAGGAGGAGCTGGCGGTGGCTCGCCACAGCACGCCACGCACAATGGACACGGACACGGTGGAATGTCTGGTGTTGGCGGTGTGGTGGCCATGGCCTCGGGAGTCAGCGGCGGGGGTGTCGGAGGCAGTGGCAATGGACATCGCATTGCTGGCGGCGCTGGGAGCCCGAATGAACTGGATCGCAATCTGCGTGTCTCGCTGGACGATCGAGAGCTGTGGCTGCGCTTTCAGAATCTAACCAACGAGATGATCGTCACCAAGAACGGCAG GCGAATGTTTCCGGTTGTGAAAATCAGCGCCTCCGGCTTGGATCCGGCTGCCATGTATACGGTTTTATTGGAGTTCGTGCAAGTGGACACCCATCGGTGGAAGTACGTCAACGGAGAATGG GTTCCCGGTGGCAAGGCAGAAGTTCCTCCCTCGAATCCAATTTACGTGCATCCGGAGTCTCCCAACTTCGGCGCACATTGGATGAAGGAGCCAATCTCATTTGCAAAGGTCAAGTTGACCAACAAGACCAATGGAAATGGACAA atcATGTTAAATTCGCTGCATAAATACGAACCGAGAGTACATCTCGTTCGCGTTGGTTCCGAGCAACGTCATGTGGTCACCTATCCGTTTCCGGAGACACAGTTCATCGCAGTGACTGCGTACCAGAACGAGGAGGTCACCTCGCTCAAGATCAAGTACAATCCCTTTGCCAAGGCCTTTCTCGATGCCAAGGAGCGTCCCGACACGCTCTATCCTCACGACACCCACTACGGCTGGTTGATCCCACCGCCCACACACTACACAAGCGCCACTGCAGTCGCTGCTCCACCACCGCCGCTGCCCATGAGCCAGAGCCACAGCCTGATGGCCCCTTCTCCCACATCCTCCTCCTCTCCGTCCGCCTCCTCGGCTGCCGCTGCGGGCAGCTGTGATCGCTACGGTCGCTCGCTGTCCACGCGCAGTGCGGCGCCTAATCGCAGCACACCTTATAGCCGACCTCGTGTGGTCTCCGCCGGTTCCAATGGCAGTGCGGGCAATGCCTCCTCCTCATCGCCGCAGCCACCGTCGGCACCGCAGACGCCCACCAGTCTGCAGTCCTCGATTGGCgcagtcagcagcagcggcggtgGCACCAACAGCAGCGCTGGCGGCGTCGCTAGCGtggtcagcaacagcagtagtgGAGGAGGCTTCACCAGTTCCTATTCGCAGTCGAGCTTCATGCCCGTGGAAGCGTCGACTCCTTCAGTGTTCCCCTACCCGAGCAGCTGGCAGAGCAACAGCTACAATTGGAGTTCGAGCAGTGTGCCGGGTCCCATGCCCATCAACGTCTGCAGTCGCGGTCAAATCT CCACTCACAATTCGCCTTCTCCCACAAATGGTTCGCCAAGCTACACGACTCCCTCGCCTGGCTACACCATTCATCACCTGACTCCCCATAGCCATCAGTACAACATGTCGCAGTCGGATCTTTATGCCAGCGGATCGACAGCTGCCTCGAGTTCGCCTCAGACTTATATGGCTCCAGCACATCAAGTCTATCATCCCACGCCCACCTCGCCCAGTCATCAGCTGTACACAAATGTGCTGAATGCGCCCACAGCGCTGAGTTATCCGACCAGTGGCTGGCACAATGGATCTGGGGCGGAATACGGATTGTATCAGAATGCAGCGGCTGCCTATTATCAACCGGAGTATATACCACTTGAGATTGG CTATCAATGA